A region of Rhizobium grahamii DNA encodes the following proteins:
- a CDS encoding N-6 DNA methylase: MLDKDTKRRIDTCRDILVGKVPDPKSQVEQITVALIYKFMDDMDLEAEELGGERKFFTQEYERYRWAKLVAPGVSGQEMLNIYSEALTKMVGNDNLPALFRSIFRNAYLPYRDPETLRSFLREIDSFTYDHSERLGDAFEYLLSVLGSQGDAGQFRTPRHIIDFMVEIIDPKKNEVILDPACGTAGFLISAYKHILKANSSYVVNGAGNENAENERTNVAEQGLESPMRFPGDLLSSEDRMRLAGNIKGYDISPDMVRLSLVNLYLHGFADPKVEEYDTLTSEEKWTQTADVIFANPPFMSPKGGIKPHTRFQVQSKRSEVLFVDYIVEHLNPNGRAAIIVPEGIHFVQQSSYEQLRRILIEGNYLIADIALPHGMFKPYASVKTHILVLDRPVAKQATDVLFIEVDNDGFTQTDTRERISGSQLKEASALLSSFRSKHLQGQSNEILSEHPRAYTVEKTKLLSGRYKHILGRWHDLPNRVVHRDGIALKRVGDLCDIKNGLSPNMATPPGEHVLVVPAEFRKTSDHWDYEGSAVCIPLVSSSGHGKADIKRIHFQEGKFALASTMCALFVKDAEEIRPRFLHLYLEAAKENVMVPLMCGATNVTMDSDQLADLLVPVPKPEIQDEIIETHLIRTKATELLAAAADLGNGSQDVGVASLADKIAEDVRKLLQAVERKRDISTVLS, translated from the coding sequence ATGCTCGATAAAGATACCAAGCGCCGCATCGACACCTGCCGTGACATTCTCGTGGGTAAGGTGCCGGATCCCAAAAGCCAGGTCGAACAGATTACGGTCGCGCTGATCTATAAGTTCATGGACGACATGGATCTTGAGGCGGAGGAGCTGGGTGGTGAACGCAAGTTCTTCACACAGGAGTATGAGCGTTACCGCTGGGCCAAGCTGGTGGCGCCGGGGGTGTCCGGCCAAGAGATGCTGAATATTTATTCCGAAGCGCTGACGAAGATGGTTGGAAATGACAATCTGCCGGCGCTCTTCCGATCAATTTTCCGCAATGCTTATCTTCCCTATCGCGATCCGGAAACGTTGCGCTCCTTCCTGCGCGAGATCGATAGCTTCACCTATGATCACAGCGAGCGCCTGGGGGATGCCTTCGAATACCTACTTTCTGTTTTGGGCAGCCAAGGCGATGCGGGGCAATTTCGTACACCGCGCCATATCATCGATTTCATGGTCGAGATCATCGATCCCAAAAAGAACGAGGTGATTCTCGACCCGGCTTGTGGAACTGCAGGTTTCCTTATCTCGGCTTACAAGCACATCTTGAAGGCCAACTCGTCATACGTGGTCAACGGTGCTGGAAATGAGAATGCCGAAAATGAGCGAACGAATGTCGCGGAGCAGGGTCTCGAAAGCCCTATGCGCTTTCCCGGCGACCTCCTGTCTTCCGAAGACCGTATGCGACTTGCGGGCAACATCAAGGGCTACGATATCTCGCCTGATATGGTGCGCCTCAGTCTAGTAAATCTCTATCTGCACGGCTTCGCTGATCCAAAGGTTGAGGAATATGACACTCTGACCAGTGAAGAAAAGTGGACACAGACTGCTGATGTCATTTTTGCCAATCCGCCCTTCATGTCTCCAAAAGGTGGCATCAAGCCGCACACTCGCTTTCAGGTACAGTCAAAGCGCAGCGAGGTTCTGTTTGTTGACTATATTGTCGAGCATCTGAATCCAAATGGGCGAGCCGCAATTATCGTTCCCGAAGGCATTCATTTCGTCCAGCAATCTAGTTACGAGCAACTGAGACGAATCCTCATTGAAGGGAACTATCTTATTGCGGATATCGCGCTTCCTCATGGAATGTTCAAACCGTATGCTAGCGTGAAGACGCACATCCTCGTTCTGGATAGGCCTGTAGCCAAGCAGGCGACGGACGTGCTTTTCATTGAAGTCGACAATGACGGCTTTACTCAGACGGATACACGTGAACGGATTAGCGGATCTCAACTCAAAGAGGCCTCCGCATTGCTGAGCTCGTTCCGGTCCAAGCATTTGCAGGGCCAGTCAAACGAAATTCTCTCCGAGCATCCGCGCGCTTACACGGTCGAAAAGACCAAGCTACTTTCTGGAAGATATAAGCACATTCTAGGACGATGGCACGATCTACCTAATCGCGTTGTGCATCGCGATGGTATTGCGCTAAAGCGAGTTGGGGACCTTTGCGACATCAAAAATGGCCTGTCACCGAACATGGCAACTCCGCCAGGTGAACATGTGTTGGTCGTACCAGCAGAGTTTCGGAAGACGTCAGACCACTGGGACTATGAAGGTTCGGCGGTCTGCATTCCGCTAGTTTCATCTTCCGGCCATGGCAAAGCCGATATCAAGCGGATTCATTTTCAAGAAGGAAAGTTCGCTCTAGCGAGTACGATGTGTGCCCTCTTCGTAAAGGACGCTGAAGAAATCCGACCGCGCTTCCTTCACCTGTATCTGGAAGCTGCGAAGGAGAATGTAATGGTCCCGCTAATGTGCGGAGCCACGAATGTGACGATGGATAGTGACCAGTTAGCCGATCTTTTAGTGCCGGTTCCTAAACCTGAAATTCAAGACGAAATAATTGAAACGCATTTAATTCGAACCAAGGCAACTGAACTGCTCGCCGCCGCAGCAGATCTCGGAAATGGTTCCCAAGATGTCGGCGTTGCCAGTTTGGCAGACAAAATTGCTGAGGACGTAAGGAAGCTCCTACAAGCAGTAGAACGCAAGCGTGACATTTCCACGGTACTTTCATGA
- a CDS encoding type II toxin-antitoxin system HipA family toxin — translation MTVRVLNVWWDGRIVGQFTQDRHGDIGFAYSEAWLRDENTLPLSASLPKRQERFSRRECRPFFGGLLPEESQRLVAAQALGVSPANDFALLDRLGGDVAGALQLLPEDQKPTEAGPIADQQPAPLDEAGIVRILDALPTRPLLAGQEGLRLSLAGAQSKVPLVLIDGQIALPVLGQATTHILKPPIARFPGTTENEAFVMRLAAAVGLDVAPVEPWSANGRPFLLIERYDRYRDADGVVRRIHQEDFCQALGVPPETKYASEGGPTFKDCFELLRRVSERPGTDIAKLLDAAIFNLIVGNADAHGKNFSILYDDQGPRMAPLYDLLSTVAYPDLSPKMAMRIGRRATLAEMDADGWKAFSKDTGVGLPLVRRRVAELTDATCGTIAQVRESLSPSAVDPVTIKQVSTLIASRAQLVGSSL, via the coding sequence ATGACGGTAAGGGTTCTCAACGTCTGGTGGGATGGTCGTATTGTCGGGCAATTCACCCAGGATAGGCACGGTGATATTGGCTTTGCCTACTCCGAAGCTTGGCTTCGTGACGAAAACACTCTTCCGCTGTCTGCCTCGCTCCCGAAGCGCCAAGAGCGTTTTTCCCGTCGTGAATGCCGACCATTTTTCGGAGGCCTGTTGCCCGAGGAAAGCCAGCGTCTTGTTGCGGCGCAGGCATTGGGCGTTTCACCTGCGAACGACTTCGCGCTTCTTGATCGCTTAGGCGGTGACGTTGCCGGCGCGCTTCAGCTTTTGCCGGAAGATCAGAAACCCACAGAAGCGGGACCGATTGCGGATCAGCAACCAGCACCTCTGGATGAGGCCGGAATCGTTCGGATACTCGACGCACTTCCGACCCGGCCGCTATTGGCCGGCCAAGAGGGCTTGAGGCTATCGCTGGCTGGCGCGCAATCCAAGGTGCCGCTTGTTCTAATCGACGGTCAGATCGCACTTCCGGTTCTCGGCCAGGCGACTACCCACATACTTAAGCCGCCGATCGCACGCTTCCCAGGGACAACCGAAAACGAAGCCTTCGTCATGAGGCTCGCTGCAGCGGTTGGCCTCGACGTTGCCCCCGTCGAACCGTGGTCCGCGAATGGTCGCCCTTTTCTTTTGATCGAGCGATACGATCGCTACCGCGATGCCGACGGCGTGGTTCGCCGCATACATCAGGAAGACTTTTGCCAAGCACTTGGTGTGCCGCCTGAAACGAAGTATGCAAGCGAGGGCGGACCGACATTCAAGGACTGCTTCGAGCTATTGCGGCGGGTGTCTGAACGGCCGGGCACGGACATCGCGAAGTTACTGGACGCAGCAATCTTCAATCTCATAGTTGGAAATGCTGACGCCCACGGCAAGAATTTTTCGATTCTGTATGACGACCAAGGGCCCCGAATGGCTCCTTTGTACGACCTGCTTTCAACCGTGGCCTATCCAGACCTCTCACCGAAAATGGCTATGCGGATCGGGAGACGTGCGACCCTTGCCGAAATGGACGCCGACGGTTGGAAGGCTTTTTCGAAAGATACCGGTGTTGGCTTACCGTTGGTGCGCCGCCGAGTTGCTGAGCTGACGGATGCCACCTGTGGAACGATAGCCCAAGTGCGCGAATCGCTATCTCCAAGCGCCGTTGACCCGGTTACGATCAAGCAGGTCTCGACCTTGATCGCGAGCCGCGCGCAGTTGGTAGGATCGTCACTTTAG
- a CDS encoding helix-turn-helix transcriptional regulator, producing MAKCIKTPADIGTLVRIARKEQNLRQDELAGVSGVGLRFIVDLEAGKPTAQIGKVLQVLQTLGCSVDILAPGERRK from the coding sequence ATGGCGAAATGCATCAAAACTCCAGCCGATATCGGCACCCTGGTCCGCATCGCACGCAAGGAGCAAAACTTGCGGCAGGACGAACTTGCTGGCGTTTCTGGAGTCGGCCTCCGCTTCATTGTCGATCTCGAAGCCGGAAAGCCGACAGCTCAGATAGGAAAAGTGTTGCAGGTTCTGCAAACGCTCGGCTGTTCCGTTGATATTCTGGCACCTGGTGAACGTAGAAAATGA
- a CDS encoding type IV secretory system conjugative DNA transfer family protein has protein sequence MNLIIQPYRYALSIAVVAAGFLLMETAPLFWQPIYQNARAAILVMFCGFALLTLVGDTQGRIRSASGLAVGAALLAASALALTDPTIAAGVLLDSFKAWRNAGYSGIESIRGMVSTWDSFTEAQKLGVQTSLAIGLPVPLFLILRAISIAVPASSSRISKQGPWRARWMNRQELRQLRHNDSGLPLGLSGGAMLRYRPNPKTGWRAGHHVAIAGTRAGKGVSVVIPAIIDHDGPVAVLDIKGENFAVTRRYRRSLGRQVVVLNPFGVIEPLKDRLNPLDYIRQAHLVRDIEVIAEGLVRPESGNGAHFAEMAKSMIAAVIEVIMTRRAEADRNLITVMDLLFSAGFEKTLTEWAGAPETFGTCPAAAAATFLAAGENERGAIKTTIKKAFDWARSDELRSFLSTSTCSLENLFEGRADLFMVVPLDQVDAQAVFLRLLTNIILGMAVRLEGAKKPKKNVLLVLDEFVRLGRMEKLINIANVAAGCGIEALFITQDKGQIESVYGKGDTASIVGSCVTTRIFGLGRAEFETANWAANALGDQTVLTRSKQSAAKFGESRKTSIAEQRQKLMTADQILEMKTGKMLLLAGSKPPALVDAIVSHRHPAYRGKLDRNPMVL, from the coding sequence ATGAATTTGATTATTCAGCCCTATCGCTATGCCCTTTCCATTGCCGTCGTGGCGGCCGGTTTCCTGCTGATGGAGACAGCGCCGTTGTTCTGGCAACCCATCTACCAAAACGCGCGCGCCGCGATCCTAGTCATGTTTTGCGGGTTTGCGCTGCTGACCTTGGTGGGAGACACCCAGGGCCGCATCCGCAGCGCGTCGGGCCTAGCTGTGGGGGCTGCCCTCCTTGCCGCGTCTGCTCTCGCCCTTACCGACCCGACCATTGCGGCAGGCGTCCTGCTCGACAGCTTCAAGGCTTGGCGAAATGCCGGTTATTCCGGAATCGAGAGCATCCGAGGCATGGTTTCGACATGGGACAGCTTCACAGAGGCGCAGAAACTTGGTGTGCAAACCAGCCTCGCCATCGGCCTGCCTGTGCCGCTGTTCCTCATTCTGCGAGCGATCTCGATAGCCGTCCCCGCTTCGTCAAGCCGAATTTCCAAACAAGGCCCATGGCGCGCCCGATGGATGAATCGCCAGGAGTTGCGCCAGCTCCGGCACAACGACAGCGGCCTGCCGCTCGGTCTCTCCGGCGGCGCAATGCTGCGCTACCGCCCCAACCCTAAAACCGGATGGCGTGCCGGACATCATGTCGCCATCGCCGGGACCCGCGCCGGGAAAGGCGTGTCCGTCGTCATTCCCGCCATCATCGACCATGACGGGCCGGTCGCCGTCCTCGACATCAAGGGCGAAAACTTCGCCGTAACGCGCCGCTATCGCCGATCGCTCGGGCGCCAGGTTGTGGTTCTCAATCCCTTCGGCGTCATCGAGCCGTTGAAGGATCGTCTCAATCCCCTCGACTATATCCGGCAAGCGCACTTGGTCCGCGATATCGAGGTCATTGCCGAGGGTCTTGTTCGGCCGGAAAGCGGAAACGGCGCGCACTTTGCGGAAATGGCGAAATCCATGATTGCGGCCGTGATCGAGGTCATCATGACCAGGCGCGCCGAAGCCGATCGCAACCTGATCACCGTCATGGACCTGCTGTTTTCCGCCGGCTTTGAAAAGACACTGACGGAATGGGCCGGTGCGCCGGAGACATTCGGCACCTGTCCGGCCGCAGCCGCCGCCACCTTCCTCGCAGCCGGCGAGAACGAGCGCGGTGCGATCAAGACGACGATCAAGAAGGCATTCGATTGGGCACGCTCCGACGAACTGCGTAGTTTTCTCAGCACCTCCACATGCTCGCTCGAAAACCTGTTCGAGGGCCGTGCCGACCTCTTCATGGTCGTGCCGCTCGACCAGGTTGACGCCCAGGCGGTCTTTCTCCGGCTGCTGACGAACATCATTCTCGGCATGGCCGTGCGCCTGGAGGGTGCCAAGAAGCCGAAAAAGAACGTGCTCTTGGTGCTGGACGAGTTTGTCCGTCTCGGCCGGATGGAAAAGCTGATCAACATCGCCAACGTCGCCGCCGGCTGCGGCATCGAGGCGCTGTTCATTACCCAGGACAAGGGGCAAATCGAAAGCGTCTATGGCAAGGGCGACACCGCCAGCATTGTCGGCTCTTGCGTCACCACCCGCATTTTCGGTCTCGGCCGCGCCGAATTCGAAACCGCTAACTGGGCCGCGAACGCCCTTGGTGATCAGACGGTGCTGACCCGTAGCAAGCAATCCGCCGCGAAATTCGGCGAGAGCCGCAAGACCTCAATTGCCGAGCAGCGCCAGAAACTCATGACCGCAGATCAGATACTGGAAATGAAGACCGGCAAAATGCTGTTGCTGGCGGGCTCGAAACCTCCTGCGTTGGTTGACGCGATCGTCTCGCACAGGCATCCGGCATATCGGGGGAAGCTGGATCGGAACCCGATGGTCCTGTGA
- a CDS encoding plasmid mobilization protein has translation MTAGDLKGARRPLSYGEPSDREPCEGRQASPSNPTKSTRRSPKGELNAVVVFRCSASEKQALAARAARAGLPFATLMREALGLTEARRRRPVPRVDPELVRAVAQIGGNLNQIARWLNTAQAQGQLPAIDAITIAARLVAIERALSETLEQFTAKDGAPC, from the coding sequence ATGACGGCTGGCGATTTGAAGGGAGCAAGGCGACCCCTGTCATACGGCGAGCCGTCCGACAGGGAGCCTTGTGAGGGGAGGCAGGCCTCCCCTTCAAACCCCACCAAGAGCACGCGGCGATCGCCCAAAGGCGAACTCAATGCCGTCGTGGTTTTCCGCTGCTCGGCATCGGAAAAGCAGGCGCTGGCCGCCCGCGCAGCGAGGGCCGGTCTGCCCTTCGCCACGCTGATGCGGGAAGCGCTCGGCCTCACCGAGGCGCGCCGTCGCCGTCCGGTCCCCAGGGTGGACCCGGAGCTGGTGCGAGCCGTCGCGCAGATCGGCGGCAACCTCAACCAGATCGCCCGATGGCTGAACACGGCCCAGGCTCAGGGCCAGTTGCCCGCCATCGACGCTATCACGATTGCCGCGCGCCTGGTCGCCATCGAGCGGGCGCTATCGGAAACCCTAGAGCAGTTCACGGCGAAGGATGGCGCGCCGTGCTGA
- a CDS encoding helix-turn-helix domain-containing protein, with product MSGTRPFRDVKLQWLQQLSCDRDLSDSARSVALYIITTHMNGHTEKAWPSYQTIADATGKSVKTIQRAVRELDVKGWFEVERGNGVGHNTEYRPSAASILRASEAREKTDKIVTLYPEKGGQNRPERRSDVSGEGGQICPPNLEKEKIYKPNPREDAPPRVETRRAVPLVFVAETKADQVEQWRSWLRHHGFPSINALGLRTVKTGKPGYALPGYWPPDEASPSALDWIAFFSRRRDHIADETARQTDLRRAS from the coding sequence ATGAGTGGGACGCGGCCATTTCGGGACGTGAAGCTGCAATGGCTTCAGCAGTTGAGCTGCGACAGGGATTTGAGCGACAGCGCGCGGTCCGTGGCGCTCTACATCATCACCACGCATATGAACGGCCACACCGAAAAGGCGTGGCCGTCCTATCAAACGATTGCCGACGCGACCGGCAAGAGCGTCAAGACCATTCAGCGCGCCGTCCGTGAACTTGATGTCAAAGGATGGTTCGAGGTCGAGCGCGGAAATGGCGTCGGGCACAACACAGAATATCGTCCCTCAGCGGCATCGATTTTACGCGCATCGGAGGCCCGCGAAAAGACGGACAAAATTGTCACCCTTTACCCTGAAAAAGGCGGTCAAAATCGTCCGGAAAGGCGGTCAGATGTGTCCGGCGAAGGGGGACAAATATGTCCACCAAACTTAGAGAAAGAAAAAATATATAAACCTAACCCGCGCGAGGACGCCCCGCCGCGCGTCGAGACGCGGCGAGCCGTCCCGCTCGTTTTCGTGGCAGAGACCAAGGCGGATCAGGTCGAGCAATGGCGCTCCTGGTTGCGCCATCACGGCTTTCCCTCGATCAACGCCTTGGGCCTTCGAACGGTAAAAACCGGCAAGCCGGGGTATGCTTTGCCCGGCTACTGGCCACCGGACGAGGCAAGCCCAAGCGCGCTCGATTGGATCGCTTTCTTCAGCCGCCGCCGTGACCACATCGCCGATGAAACAGCCCGACAAACCGACCTTCGGAGGGCGTCATGA
- a CDS encoding 2-oxoglutarate dehydrogenase E1 component, translating into MNSAHDPQLPAGMFAQMSFLDIGNAAYVENLQSRYLEDPNSVAPEWRDFFGSLGDEAVDIRRTAIGASWKTANWPIPLNGDLISALDGNWAREPDRKTAEVTRPVDGRDQFAADRDTARALALIRAYRMRGHRQAKLDPLGLAVSEEREELMPSSYGFGEADLDRTIFMDGAFGVEFATMREMIGRLRGSYCGTVGYEYMHISDRAQRSWIQERVEATGVSTPTPDYQRRILQRLVEVTGFERYLNKKFVGTTRFGIDGGETTIVALEEILERGAELGVSEVVLGMAHRGRLNVLGQVIRKPHRAIFSEFKGGSSFPDEVEGSGDVKYHLGTSSDREIGGRKVHLSLIANPSHLEIIDPVVLGKVRAKQEQQGDTVNRSTVLPLLIHGDAAFAGQGVVAESLGLSGLKGYRTGGSVHLIINNQVGFTTDPSYSRSSPYPSDVAKMVEAPIFHVNGDDPEAVARVARLAIEYRQTFHKPVVIDLICFRLFGHNEGDEPSFTQPEMYKEIRRHKSTLEIYTEQLVSNGVVDGREAEDAGKRWAEHLDREFEASKSYKPDKGDWLDGKWAGLGAGNADSEDENDGATGVDLDKLRAIGRSITTLPDGFRAHSTVVRFLDARRSAVDAGTGIDWATSEALAFGSIATEGHPVRLSGQDSERGTFSQRHSVIIDQETGTRHSPLASITPGQAPCETFNSMLSEQGVLGFEYGYSLAEPSTLVLWEAQFGDFANGAQVLFDQFLSSAQRKWLRMSGLVCLLPHGYDGQGPEHSSARLERYLQSSAEGNWQVANCSTPANYFHILRRQLARNFRKPLILMTPKSLLRHKRCRSDLAELAGATRFQRILRDDGEKDDSSKAKLVDDRGIRRVLLCSGKVYYDLVEERERRGIDDVYLLRVEQLYPFPAKALATELGRFPTASISWCQEEPKNMGAWSFVEPYLEWAVTQARGTAGRASYIGRPASASTATGQMSRHVAEVSMFMNAAFAE; encoded by the coding sequence ATGAATAGCGCGCACGATCCGCAATTGCCTGCCGGTATGTTCGCGCAGATGTCGTTCCTCGACATCGGGAACGCGGCTTATGTCGAGAATCTGCAGTCACGCTATCTGGAAGACCCGAATTCGGTGGCGCCGGAATGGCGGGATTTCTTTGGCTCGTTGGGAGACGAAGCAGTCGATATAAGAAGGACCGCCATTGGTGCCTCATGGAAGACCGCCAACTGGCCAATTCCTCTCAATGGAGATCTGATCTCCGCGCTTGATGGCAATTGGGCCAGAGAGCCCGACCGGAAGACAGCGGAAGTGACGCGGCCCGTCGACGGTCGCGATCAATTTGCAGCTGACCGGGATACGGCGCGAGCATTGGCGCTCATTCGCGCCTATCGAATGCGGGGACACAGGCAAGCAAAACTGGACCCGTTGGGTCTCGCTGTCTCGGAGGAGCGCGAGGAACTGATGCCCTCCTCCTACGGCTTCGGTGAAGCCGATCTGGATCGGACGATTTTCATGGATGGCGCGTTCGGGGTCGAGTTTGCCACCATGCGTGAGATGATCGGTCGGCTGCGCGGTAGCTATTGCGGGACTGTCGGATACGAATACATGCATATTTCTGACCGTGCCCAGAGGAGTTGGATCCAAGAGCGCGTCGAAGCAACTGGCGTGTCCACGCCAACACCCGATTATCAGCGGCGGATCCTGCAGCGACTGGTCGAGGTGACGGGTTTTGAGCGTTATCTCAACAAGAAGTTTGTCGGTACGACGCGTTTCGGCATAGACGGCGGCGAAACGACGATCGTCGCCCTCGAGGAAATCCTTGAGCGAGGAGCCGAACTCGGCGTGTCCGAGGTTGTTCTTGGTATGGCACATCGCGGACGCCTGAATGTTCTTGGTCAGGTCATCCGGAAACCTCACCGGGCGATCTTCAGCGAATTCAAGGGAGGATCGTCTTTTCCGGACGAAGTCGAGGGTTCAGGCGATGTGAAATATCATCTTGGAACGTCATCGGACCGGGAGATAGGTGGCAGGAAGGTCCACCTGTCCCTGATCGCAAATCCGTCGCACCTCGAGATCATCGATCCCGTCGTATTGGGAAAGGTAAGAGCCAAACAGGAACAGCAAGGTGACACGGTCAACCGCTCCACCGTCCTGCCACTTCTGATCCACGGCGACGCCGCGTTCGCCGGACAGGGGGTGGTGGCAGAAAGTCTTGGTCTCTCCGGTCTCAAGGGATACCGGACAGGTGGCTCGGTCCATTTGATAATCAACAACCAAGTCGGCTTTACGACCGATCCGAGCTATTCGAGATCCTCGCCCTATCCGTCCGATGTCGCGAAAATGGTCGAGGCGCCGATCTTTCATGTAAATGGCGACGATCCGGAAGCGGTCGCACGTGTCGCCAGACTTGCGATCGAGTATCGGCAGACATTTCATAAGCCAGTCGTTATCGACCTGATCTGCTTCCGCCTTTTTGGCCACAACGAGGGTGATGAGCCGTCCTTCACGCAGCCGGAGATGTACAAGGAAATCCGTAGGCATAAGTCGACACTGGAGATTTATACGGAGCAGCTGGTGTCGAACGGCGTCGTGGACGGACGGGAAGCAGAGGACGCCGGCAAGAGGTGGGCTGAGCATCTCGATAGAGAGTTCGAGGCGTCGAAGTCATACAAGCCGGACAAGGGCGATTGGCTCGATGGAAAGTGGGCAGGTCTCGGGGCCGGCAATGCTGACTCCGAGGATGAAAATGACGGCGCTACGGGCGTTGACCTCGATAAGCTGCGAGCCATCGGCCGCAGCATAACAACCCTTCCGGATGGCTTTCGCGCGCATTCCACGGTCGTTCGTTTCCTCGACGCACGGCGGAGTGCAGTCGATGCCGGTACCGGCATCGACTGGGCGACGTCGGAGGCACTGGCTTTCGGATCCATCGCTACCGAGGGTCATCCGGTGCGCCTTTCCGGCCAGGACAGCGAACGTGGGACGTTCTCGCAACGTCATTCGGTGATCATCGATCAAGAAACCGGCACGCGCCACTCGCCTCTCGCCTCCATCACTCCGGGTCAGGCACCGTGCGAGACATTCAACTCGATGCTATCCGAACAGGGCGTCCTTGGCTTCGAATACGGATACTCGCTGGCCGAGCCGAGCACGTTGGTCCTCTGGGAGGCCCAGTTCGGTGACTTTGCGAATGGCGCCCAGGTTCTGTTCGACCAGTTCCTGTCCTCCGCACAGCGGAAGTGGTTGCGGATGTCGGGATTAGTCTGCCTGCTTCCCCACGGATACGACGGACAGGGCCCGGAACACTCCTCGGCGCGGCTGGAGCGATATCTGCAGAGTTCGGCTGAAGGCAATTGGCAGGTTGCGAACTGCTCGACTCCTGCAAACTACTTTCACATTCTGAGAAGGCAGTTGGCGCGCAATTTCCGCAAGCCTCTGATACTGATGACGCCCAAAAGTCTGCTGCGGCACAAGCGATGCAGATCGGATCTTGCCGAGCTTGCTGGCGCTACGCGGTTTCAGCGCATTCTCCGCGACGATGGCGAGAAGGACGACAGCAGCAAGGCGAAGCTTGTTGACGACCGCGGCATCCGGCGTGTGCTGCTATGTTCCGGCAAGGTCTACTACGACCTTGTCGAGGAACGAGAACGGCGCGGTATCGACGACGTCTATTTGCTCCGTGTCGAGCAACTTTATCCGTTTCCTGCCAAGGCGCTTGCAACGGAACTCGGTCGCTTCCCGACGGCAAGCATTTCGTGGTGCCAGGAGGAACCGAAGAATATGGGCGCCTGGTCGTTCGTCGAACCCTACCTCGAATGGGCCGTGACCCAAGCTCGCGGGACGGCGGGGCGTGCGAGCTACATCGGCCGACCTGCCTCCGCCTCGACCGCGACAGGCCAGATGTCGCGACATGTCGCGGAGGTGTCAATGTTCATGAATGCTGCGTTTGCAGAATAG
- a CDS encoding ArsR/SmtB family transcription factor — protein METMKVIKALAHPARMEILGWLKDPETHFGLQDHPVAMGVSANQFQRSGLAQSTVSAHLAALTAAGLLTSRRVGQWIFYKRNEEAITAFLKQLTFDL, from the coding sequence ATGGAAACGATGAAAGTGATAAAGGCGTTAGCGCACCCAGCTCGAATGGAAATCCTCGGCTGGTTGAAGGATCCGGAGACGCACTTCGGACTTCAGGACCATCCCGTCGCTATGGGCGTCTCGGCAAACCAGTTTCAGCGAAGCGGCTTGGCCCAGTCAACCGTCTCGGCTCATCTTGCGGCACTCACCGCTGCTGGCCTCTTGACCAGCAGGCGGGTTGGCCAGTGGATCTTCTACAAGCGCAACGAGGAGGCCATCACCGCATTCCTGAAACAACTGACATTCGACCTTTAG